In one Nicotiana tomentosiformis chromosome 6, ASM39032v3, whole genome shotgun sequence genomic region, the following are encoded:
- the LOC138894855 gene encoding uncharacterized protein produces MCKYHGTHGHKTEDWRQLRGEVARLFNEGHLRDFLSDRTKNHFREREANRKNEQEEPKHVIHMIVGGDDIPQGPMFKHTKVSVTRKKWIRDYMPEGTVSFNDEEAEGISQPHNDALVISIFMNKVQVKRVLVDPGSSMNIIRARVVEQLGQQDQIMPAARVLNDFNMASETTKGEIILLVNVAGTIQETKFHVIEGDMRYNALLGRPWIHNIRAVPSTLHQMIKFLTPDGVKTIRGEQRATKEMFTIDEVIPISSLSMSKGPESKEK; encoded by the coding sequence atgtgtaagtatcatggcacacaTGGCCACAAAACCGAGGATTGGAGGCAACTAAGAGgagaggtagcccgtctattcaacgagggccaccttcgagattTCTTAAGTGATCGaaccaagaatcatttcagagaaagggaagccaataggaaaaatgaacaggaagAGCCAAAGCATGTAATCCACATGATCGTTGGCGGGGACGATATCCCACAAGGGCCCATGTTCAAACACACTAAGGTATCAGTTACTAGGAAAAAATGGATCCGAGATTACATGCCAGAAGGTACcgtatcattcaatgatgaggaagcagaaggaaTTTCTCAACCCCAtaatgacgctctggtaatttctatatttatgaataaagttcaagttaagcgtgttttagtggatccaggtagctcgatgAATATCATCCGAgcaagggtcgtagagcagctcggccaACAAGACCAAATcatgcccgcagctcgggtcctGAACGACTTCAACATGGCCAGCGAAACGACTAAAGGAGAGATCATTCTCCTGGtaaacgtggccggaactattcaagaaaccaagttccatgtaatcgagggtgacatgaggtacaacgccctactcggaaggccttggattcACAACATaagggcagtcccttcgactctccatcAAATGATAAAGTTTCTGACGCCGGACGGGGTGAAAACAATACGTGGGGAACAACGTGCTACAAAGGAAATGTTCACGATCGATGAGGTGATACCAATATCGTCACTTTCAATGTCAAAGGGACCAGAATCAAAGGAGAAGTAG
- the LOC104086676 gene encoding CBL-interacting serine/threonine-protein kinase 11-like, with translation MPEKPLFGKYELGKLLGCGASAKVYHAREINNGQSVAIKMINKNNKDNIPNENIEREISILRQLRHPYIVKLYEVLATKSKIYFVMEYVKGGELFTKIADHGRFSEDLSRKYFQQLISALNYCHSRGIYHRDLKPENILIDENGDLKISDFGLSATTDQIQKFDGLLHTVCGSPAYVAPEILTIKGYDGAKTDIWSCGIILYVMIAGYLPFYDQNLMLMYKKIYKGEFKCPKWMSPDVIRILSRLLDTNPATRITIDEIIKDPWFRKGLKFIKFAGEEEDKSSLSSNCLNAFDLISFSQGLDISGLFKSNNPANDLERTVVEQSPERVIERVEEMAKKENFRLRKKKEWGIEMKVQNGKLTMSVDIYRLTERFVIVEVKREAGNGDLYTDLWRNKLKAVILGQQIAEIQDSGS, from the coding sequence ATGCCGGAAAAGCCATTATTCGGGAAATATGAGCTCGGAAAATTACTCGGCTGTGGCGCATCCGCCAAAGTTTACCATGCCCGAGAAATCAACAATGGCCAAAGCGTCGCGATCAAAATGATCAACAAAAACAACAAAGACAATATTCCAAACGAAAACATTGAGCGCGAGATTTCCATCTTGCGCCAGCTACGCCACCCTTACATTGTCAAACTCTATGAAGTGCTCGCCACGAAATCAAAAATCTATTTCGTCATGGAATACGTTAAAGGAGGCGAATTATTCACCAAAATTGCCGATCACGGCCGATTCAGCGAGGATCTTAGCCGGAAATACTTTCAGCAACTAATTTCCGCTCTCAATTACTGTCATTCACGTGGAATCTACCACCGCGATTTGAAACCTGAAAACATATTAATTGATGAAAATGGGGATCTCAAAATTTCCGATTTCGGTCTAAGTGCCACAACTGACCAAATACAAAAATTCGACGGGCTGTTACATACCGTTTGCGGATCTCCAGCTTACGTGGCACCGGAGATTCTAACAATTAAAGGATACGACGGAGCTAAAACTGATATATGGTCATGTGGAATTATTCTGTACGTGATGATCGCCGGTTATTTGCCGTTTTACGATCAGAATTTAATGCTAATGTACAAAAAAATCTACAAAGGTGAATTCAAGTGCCCGAAATGGATGTCTCCTGATGTTATACGGATATTATCTCGTCTTCTGGATACAAATCCGGCGACGAGAATAACGATTGATGAAATTATCAAGGATCCGTGGTTCAGAAAGGGattgaaatttattaaatttGCAGGGGAAGAAGAAGATAAATCTTCATTATCAAGTAATTGTTTGAATGCGTTCGATTTAATTTCGTTTTCTCAAGGATTAGACATTTCGGGATTGTTCAAATCGAATAATCCGGCGAATGATTTGGAGAGGACGGTGGTGGAACAGTCGCCGGAGAGAGTAATTGAGAGAGTTGAGGAAATGGCGAAGAAGGAGAATTTCAGattaaggaaaaagaaagaatggGGAATTGAGATGAAAGTGCAAAATGGTAAATTAACAATGAGCGTCGATATTTACAGATTGACAGAACGATTTGTAATTGTGGAGGTAAAAAGAGAAGCTGGAAATGGTGATTTGTATACAGATCTATGGCGGAATAAATTGAAGGCGGTAATTCTGGGCCAGCAAATAGCAGAGATTCAGGATTCCGGTAGCTAG